In the genome of Coraliomargarita algicola, one region contains:
- a CDS encoding MotA/TolQ/ExbB proton channel family protein, producing the protein MKYRLTLLLKIIPTAFLSAQGQGVVLDSSATGTIDWVAEVLKGGVTSIVLLVVAFIGIVFFIERLIVVRGTNFIPKALEKKLRKYTTESDFSGIEAACRSNKSVLAKLGGYISTHTHIPFEILSFGVTDMIGRAVSRQHLRTYPLAVVATISPLLGLLGTIIGMIESFQKVALMGDTGDASVLADSIGKALITTALGLIIAIPSLASYHYFKSKVNSFGIRLEESVDMLMAPWLHPEATKSAEENPSA; encoded by the coding sequence ATGAAATACCGACTTACTTTACTTCTGAAAATAATTCCAACAGCTTTTCTGAGTGCCCAAGGCCAAGGAGTTGTGCTGGATTCGAGTGCTACCGGAACGATTGACTGGGTGGCTGAAGTGCTCAAAGGTGGGGTGACTTCGATCGTATTGCTCGTGGTTGCGTTTATCGGCATCGTATTCTTTATCGAGCGACTCATCGTGGTTCGAGGCACGAACTTCATCCCGAAAGCTCTAGAAAAGAAACTTAGGAAATATACCACTGAGTCTGACTTCTCAGGAATCGAAGCAGCCTGCCGATCCAATAAAAGTGTTTTGGCCAAGCTCGGTGGCTATATCTCAACGCATACCCACATCCCTTTCGAAATTCTTTCTTTTGGGGTGACGGATATGATTGGCCGCGCCGTCAGTCGTCAGCATCTAAGAACCTACCCGCTTGCAGTGGTGGCTACGATCTCCCCGCTTTTGGGCTTGTTAGGAACGATCATTGGTATGATCGAGTCCTTCCAGAAAGTTGCCCTCATGGGGGATACCGGCGATGCGTCGGTCCTCGCTGATTCGATCGGTAAAGCACTGATCACGACAGCACTCGGACTGATCATCGCGATTCCATCGCTTGCTAGCTACCACTACTTTAAGTCGAAGGTCAATAGTTTTGGCATTCGCCTTGAAGAGTCCGTCGACATGTTAATGGCTCCATGGTTGCACCCTGAGGCGACGAAGTCTGCAGAAGAGAATCCATCAGCGTGA
- a CDS encoding transposase, with amino-acid sequence MHADKVAKEEELVADTTVQEANVKFPTDTRLHVDCIEKLWRMGEAEEVSWRRSYVRTVPALLARLRTRINRLVKERRKCRRKIKTIAGRLLRDFKRNAGSCGELLYAEELALIERVLRQKRHDKNKVYSLHDPQVLCIAKGKGHKKYEFGRKASVTMLRDSGVIVSAVSFKENLYDGDTLEPALEQASSMTGKSFESVLVDKGYRGRKNVRGTEVVIPGKISKKLSAYHRRKQRKRNGRRRRSSQSSATLRVTIAWLGAS; translated from the coding sequence ATGCACGCTGATAAAGTGGCGAAGGAAGAAGAACTGGTGGCTGACACGACGGTTCAAGAGGCCAATGTTAAGTTCCCTACGGACACGCGCTTGCATGTGGATTGCATCGAGAAGCTCTGGCGTATGGGTGAGGCCGAGGAAGTTTCCTGGCGTCGTAGTTATGTGCGAACGGTGCCTGCCTTGTTGGCGCGTCTGCGCACCCGAATCAACCGTTTGGTGAAGGAGCGCAGGAAGTGCCGTCGTAAAATTAAAACGATCGCAGGCCGCTTGTTACGTGACTTTAAGCGTAATGCTGGCTCTTGCGGTGAGTTGCTCTACGCCGAGGAACTTGCATTGATCGAGCGTGTGCTCCGGCAGAAGCGCCACGATAAGAACAAGGTCTATTCCCTTCACGATCCGCAGGTGCTGTGCATCGCCAAAGGCAAGGGCCACAAAAAGTATGAGTTTGGAAGGAAGGCTTCGGTGACGATGCTGCGCGACAGCGGCGTGATCGTCTCGGCGGTCAGCTTCAAAGAAAATCTCTACGACGGTGACACCTTGGAACCTGCACTCGAACAGGCCTCGTCTATGACCGGAAAAAGCTTCGAAAGCGTCTTAGTGGACAAGGGCTATCGCGGCCGTAAAAACGTCCGTGGAACCGAGGTGGTTATCCCCGGAAAGATTAGCAAAAAGCTCAGTGCGTATCATCGGCGCAAACAACGAAAACGCAATGGCCGGCGGCGGCGATCGAGCCAGTCATCGGCCACCTTAAGAGTGACTATCGCATGGCTCGGTGCTTCCTGA
- a CDS encoding IS66 family transposase, with amino-acid sequence MDRSRPPTIAPALKRHIDNSYASAELLSYIALGKYLYHIPLYRQEKMSAHWGAQLSRKTMADWIEAVADLFSLANVCQL; translated from the coding sequence TTGGATCGCTCACGGCCACCGACGATTGCTCCAGCGCTGAAACGGCACATTGACAACAGTTACGCCTCTGCGGAGCTGCTCTCATATATAGCATTGGGTAAATACCTTTACCATATCCCCTTGTATCGGCAGGAGAAGATGTCCGCGCATTGGGGCGCGCAGCTCTCACGCAAGACAATGGCTGACTGGATTGAAGCCGTCGCGGATTTGTTTAGCCTGGCCAATGTTTGCCAGCTGTAG
- a CDS encoding ExbD/TolR family protein codes for MPPTYPKPVLTTSSSSRAATIRRLRSRRRKDENIEVDLSPLIDCVFLLLIFFLVTTMLKKLEKQIPVVLPDYTSALASIAESEAIIYALEADGSFLRGDGLRRNRDGIAYSPIASFVADLKTVADTHGTEIAIRLDTDREVPVQLVIDALDTLALQGFEQVGVRLRHLTSEDFALEGYR; via the coding sequence ATGCCTCCTACCTACCCAAAACCGGTTTTAACAACCAGTAGCTCCTCACGAGCTGCCACCATTCGTCGTTTGCGGAGTCGGCGACGCAAGGATGAGAATATTGAGGTCGATCTATCACCACTCATCGACTGCGTCTTCCTACTACTTATTTTCTTTCTGGTCACCACCATGCTTAAGAAATTGGAAAAACAAATCCCGGTTGTCTTGCCAGACTATACATCCGCGCTCGCTTCAATTGCCGAGTCGGAGGCAATCATCTATGCCCTCGAAGCCGATGGAAGTTTTCTCCGAGGCGATGGATTGCGTCGAAATCGAGATGGTATTGCTTATTCGCCAATCGCTTCATTTGTTGCCGACCTGAAAACTGTGGCCGATACTCACGGCACGGAAATCGCTATTCGCTTAGATACGGATCGGGAAGTGCCTGTGCAGTTAGTTATCGATGCGCTAGACACATTGGCCTTACAGGGCTTTGAGCAAGTTGGCGTCCGCCTTCGTCATCTAACCTCTGAAGATTTTGCACTGGAGGGATATCGCTAA
- a CDS encoding ExbD/TolR family protein produces MSHGKYEDDEDVALSMSPLIDCVFLLLIFFLVTTMLKKDRKEVEHLNLPISRSSLEVPPDDTVLAIAIDAEGEIYLEGESTTIMQLLDELRIVEQENDGRRIRLDTDENTPFYRFVEVLDALSFRNLRNVGVRTYHEKFDK; encoded by the coding sequence ATGAGTCATGGAAAATATGAAGACGATGAAGATGTGGCACTGAGTATGTCACCCTTGATTGATTGTGTTTTTTTGCTACTGATTTTCTTTCTAGTCACCACCATGTTGAAGAAAGACCGGAAGGAGGTGGAACACCTGAATCTTCCGATTTCCCGGTCGTCCTTGGAGGTTCCACCCGACGATACTGTTCTGGCTATTGCGATTGATGCAGAGGGCGAAATCTATCTGGAAGGAGAGTCGACTACGATCATGCAGTTGCTTGATGAGCTTCGCATTGTGGAGCAGGAGAATGATGGTCGTCGTATCCGATTGGATACAGATGAGAATACGCCGTTCTATCGATTTGTTGAAGTGCTAGATGCATTGAGCTTCCGAAATCTGAGAAACGTAGGTGTTCGAACCTACCATGAGAAATTTGATAAATAA